From Thalassoglobus sp. JC818, one genomic window encodes:
- a CDS encoding NADPH-dependent assimilatory sulfite reductase hemoprotein subunit: MADEKLSKLEGVKETSGFLRGTIAEDLLDSEPTVQGDNAQLLKFHGTYQQDNRDERSGGNKAYSFMVRSRIPGGKVSAEQFLAELDLADEYGNQTLRVTDRQGFQLHGVIKGNLKSTIRAINDIKLSTLSACGDVCRNFMCCPAPVANSPVHDEMQSLAGKLAMHFAPRSSAYSEIWLTDGDEKVKVAQVDFNEPIYGRTYLPRKFKMGIALPEDNCVDIYTQDLGLMAIVESGKIIGYNVLVGGGQGMTPAKKDTFPAVGFKMTFATTEQVVAVCEAVVKVQRDFGNRADRKYARMKYLIADWGLPKFKEKVEEYFGGALPEPHPTDVTGVDDHLGWREQGDGKLYLGINVDNGRIKDEGDFRLKTALRVILRKYGMETRLTALQGILLCDVDPNDRADIEEILKSHGVALAEDLSLIRRYAIACPALPTCGLAVTESERIMPNVIEALEQTMADNGLAGERITVHMTGCPNGCARPYTPDIGLVGKARGKYTVYLGGNPEGTRLGFLFQDLVPEAEISQVVSPILARYREERQEQESFGDYCFRIGKEGLQAS; this comes from the coding sequence ATGGCGGATGAGAAACTCAGTAAGCTGGAAGGAGTGAAGGAAACCAGCGGTTTCTTGCGAGGAACAATTGCCGAAGACCTTCTCGATTCTGAACCAACAGTCCAGGGTGACAATGCTCAACTGTTGAAGTTTCATGGAACCTATCAGCAAGACAACAGGGACGAGCGAAGCGGCGGCAACAAAGCCTACTCGTTCATGGTCCGTAGCCGAATTCCGGGCGGAAAAGTAAGTGCCGAGCAGTTTCTCGCGGAACTCGACCTCGCTGATGAGTATGGCAATCAGACCCTGCGTGTCACCGATCGTCAGGGATTCCAGCTTCATGGCGTTATCAAAGGGAATTTGAAGTCAACGATCCGGGCGATCAATGACATCAAGCTTTCGACCCTCTCTGCTTGTGGGGATGTTTGCCGAAACTTCATGTGCTGCCCGGCCCCTGTTGCAAACAGTCCGGTTCATGACGAGATGCAATCTCTCGCTGGCAAACTGGCGATGCACTTCGCTCCAAGAAGTTCTGCCTATTCCGAAATCTGGCTGACTGACGGAGATGAAAAAGTCAAAGTTGCTCAGGTTGACTTCAACGAGCCAATCTACGGTCGCACGTATCTGCCTCGAAAATTCAAAATGGGGATCGCGCTGCCAGAGGACAATTGCGTCGACATCTACACCCAGGACTTGGGACTCATGGCGATTGTCGAATCGGGAAAGATCATCGGCTACAACGTTCTCGTTGGAGGTGGGCAGGGGATGACTCCTGCCAAGAAGGACACTTTCCCGGCCGTTGGTTTCAAGATGACCTTCGCAACAACAGAGCAAGTTGTCGCAGTCTGCGAAGCCGTTGTGAAAGTTCAACGAGATTTCGGGAATCGGGCAGATCGAAAATATGCTCGAATGAAGTATCTCATCGCAGACTGGGGACTGCCGAAATTCAAGGAGAAGGTCGAAGAGTACTTCGGAGGCGCGTTGCCTGAACCGCATCCAACGGATGTCACCGGTGTCGATGACCATCTGGGGTGGCGCGAACAAGGTGACGGAAAGCTGTACCTCGGGATCAACGTCGACAACGGACGGATCAAAGATGAGGGTGACTTCCGGCTCAAGACCGCTCTGCGTGTCATTCTCCGCAAGTACGGCATGGAAACCCGCCTGACTGCACTTCAGGGAATTCTTCTATGTGATGTCGATCCCAATGATCGAGCGGACATCGAAGAGATTCTGAAGTCTCACGGAGTTGCGCTGGCAGAGGATCTGTCTCTGATTCGACGATACGCGATTGCCTGCCCCGCGCTTCCAACGTGTGGGCTCGCAGTCACAGAATCTGAACGCATCATGCCTAACGTCATTGAGGCACTGGAACAGACGATGGCCGATAATGGTCTCGCTGGGGAACGCATCACTGTTCACATGACTGGATGCCCGAACGGATGTGCTCGACCGTATACTCCGGACATCGGATTGGTCGGTAAGGCGCGTGGCAAGTACACCGTCTATCTTGGCGGAAATCCTGAAGGAACACGTCTTGGATTTCTGTTTCAGGATTTAGTCCCGGAAGCGGAGATCAGCCAGGTCGTCTCACCAATTCTGGCGCGTTACCGAGAGGAACGACAAGAGCAGGAATCCTTCGGGGATTACTGCTTCCGCATCGGAAAAGAAGGCCTCCAGGCAAGCTAA
- a CDS encoding DNA integrity scanning protein DisA nucleotide-binding domain protein yields MPRTELPASLVRLLKAARKLAVDAECRAAILLAEIAYDFEEVKKLLRGIPLIVASHLPEVQQAVLDDGLTLVPLNEEPQTRQIQLSQSLLEAIADDLVQTGDRIIAVYAGFERENLDTVSLINLSEHLARLTTRDLQRLETQVPLQTLRKVVDLAVEVGREGREGKKVGTLFVVGNHRKVLEMSHEGIHDPFRGYPKKEKMITSPRVRESMKEIAQIDGAFVISSDGCVMGAGRMLDAPAEELTLSKGLGSRHWAAAAISKATNAIAIAVSESTGTVRLFQGGIVVLRIEPMLQAMKWHDVDTEPPGE; encoded by the coding sequence ATGCCCAGAACCGAGCTTCCAGCATCGCTTGTGCGACTGCTTAAGGCCGCCCGGAAACTGGCTGTGGACGCGGAATGTCGCGCTGCAATTTTGCTCGCAGAAATCGCTTACGACTTCGAAGAAGTGAAAAAACTTCTGAGGGGAATTCCTCTCATTGTCGCTTCGCATCTCCCCGAAGTTCAGCAGGCAGTACTGGACGACGGACTGACTCTCGTCCCGCTCAATGAAGAGCCACAAACCCGGCAAATTCAATTGAGCCAATCACTGCTCGAAGCGATCGCAGACGATCTGGTCCAAACGGGCGATCGAATCATCGCGGTTTATGCTGGTTTTGAAAGAGAAAATCTCGACACAGTCAGCCTGATCAACCTGAGCGAACATCTTGCTCGCTTGACGACACGAGATCTGCAGCGACTGGAAACTCAGGTTCCGTTGCAGACGCTTCGGAAAGTTGTCGACTTGGCTGTGGAAGTCGGGCGTGAGGGTCGCGAAGGGAAAAAGGTGGGCACGTTGTTCGTGGTCGGAAACCACCGCAAAGTGCTTGAAATGTCTCATGAAGGGATTCACGACCCGTTTCGAGGATACCCTAAAAAAGAGAAAATGATCACAAGCCCGCGTGTTCGGGAAAGCATGAAGGAAATCGCCCAGATCGACGGTGCCTTCGTGATCTCCTCAGACGGATGTGTGATGGGGGCTGGTCGAATGCTGGACGCACCTGCCGAAGAATTGACGCTTTCCAAGGGACTGGGATCTCGCCACTGGGCTGCTGCTGCGATCTCCAAAGCGACGAATGCGATTGCAATTGCCGTTTCGGAGTCGACGGGCACGGTCAGGTTATTTCAAGGCGGAATTGTGGTTCTTCGAATTGAGCCGATGCTTCAAGCCATGAAATGGCACGATGTCGACACTGAACCGCCCGGCGAGTAA
- a CDS encoding SpoVG family protein: MNITEVRIKLMECEYEDRLLGFCSITFDSAFVIRDLKIIRGTKGPFVAMPSRKLTDRCPKCGGKNQLRAAYCNHCGVALNDDRSHKHSDGKAKLYADIAHPIHSECRDMIQECVITAYEQEVVLAQTAEYVCRYDDYGEFDAVAISMGESEPELPQRDRNRQPVRRNGEATKDVKGRPSRAGGGMKVRMDERQQRQSPRPSRSTRSRKTANSETARSDEFGEGLF; the protein is encoded by the coding sequence ATGAACATTACAGAAGTGCGTATTAAACTCATGGAATGCGAGTACGAAGACAGACTCCTTGGATTCTGTTCGATTACTTTTGATTCTGCGTTTGTGATTCGCGATCTCAAGATTATTCGAGGCACGAAAGGTCCGTTCGTTGCGATGCCGAGCAGAAAACTGACTGATCGGTGTCCGAAGTGTGGAGGCAAGAACCAGCTGCGCGCAGCTTATTGCAATCACTGCGGTGTCGCTTTGAATGATGATCGCTCGCACAAGCACTCTGATGGGAAAGCCAAACTCTACGCCGACATCGCGCACCCAATTCATTCAGAATGCCGTGACATGATTCAAGAGTGTGTCATCACGGCTTACGAGCAGGAAGTTGTTCTCGCTCAAACTGCAGAATACGTGTGTCGTTACGACGATTACGGCGAATTCGATGCGGTCGCGATCAGCATGGGAGAGAGCGAACCTGAACTGCCGCAGCGGGATCGAAACCGTCAACCGGTTCGCAGAAACGGTGAAGCAACGAAGGATGTCAAAGGGCGTCCGAGTCGGGCTGGCGGTGGAATGAAAGTCCGCATGGATGAACGCCAGCAGCGTCAGAGCCCTCGGCCGAGTCGATCCACACGCTCTCGAAAAACGGCCAATTCAGAAACCGCACGCTCCGATGAATTCGGTGAAGGTCTGTTTTAG